The proteins below come from a single Chrysoperla carnea chromosome 1, inChrCarn1.1, whole genome shotgun sequence genomic window:
- the LOC123304823 gene encoding cell division control protein 6 homolog yields MVVTRNKKETTTLTPPKRVRRKKSIKKQNENSNEEILCSPSKIQCTTNSPISPSTLLNKLILEEPKIEPKRLFTDVKHEYKNLLKTLHSSIPNQMVGRDQEIQELSEFLQLHINDNKSGSVYISGPPGTGKTATLSYILKNYKFERSFHDIYLNCTSIKSSSSIFSHIAISLKLKVNGKTEKDYVNSLEKHFSTTSTPTLLILDELDQLESRKQSVLYTLFEWPARYVNSVILVGIANALDLTDRVLPRLQAHTSLRPKLMHFAPYKKEQIVEIMKQRLTEANVLDSFAPVAMQMLAGKVAAVSGDARRALDIGRRAVELADQQHKKVLQPLDSNCDIIHTKIELKDVMTVLNNVYTTSQSLNQTIEEGFPLQQKILLCCLILIIKKGKNKIITVGKLFDVYRKVCGKKNILAVDQSEFTSLLTLIESRGILRLSGKKDNIRLQKICLEWNEEDIFAIMKDKNLMSEILNDVSCLV; encoded by the exons atggttGTAACTcgtaataaaaaagaaacgaCAACTTTAACACCACCAAAACGTGTTCGACGCaagaaaagtattaaaaaacaaaatgaaaatagtaaCGAAGAAATTTTATGCAGTCCATCGAAAATACAGTGTACAACGAATTCTCCAATTTCACCATCAAcgttattgaataaattaatattagaagaACCAAAAATTGAACCAAAACGACTATTTACAGATGTAAAACACGAATATAAGaatcttttaaaaactttacatAGTTCGATTCCGAATCAAATGGTTGGTCGGGATCAAGAAATTCAAGAACTTAGTGAATTTTTACAATTGCATATCAATGATAATAAGTCGGGATCAGTTTATATTAGTGGACCACCTGGCACAGGAAAAACAGCTACattaagttatattttaaaaaattataag TTTGAAAGATCGTTCCATGACATTTATTTGAATTGTACTTCTATTAAGTCATCAAGTTCTATTTTTTCACATATTGCGATATCCCTTAAGCTCAAAGTGAATGGAAAGACTGAAAAAGATTATGTAAATAgcttagaaaaacatttttcaacaaCTTCTACCCCAAc tttattgatATTGGATGAATTAGATCAATTAGAAAGCCGAAAACAATCCGTATTGTATACATTATTCGAATGGCCTGCAAGATATGTAAATAGTGTAATTCTCGTTGGTATTGCAAACGCTTTAGATTTGACTGATCGTGTATTACCCAGACTCCAAGCTCACACTAGTTTAAGACCAAAACTAATGCATTTTGCTCcatataaaaaagaacaaattgttgaaataatgaaACAACGTTTAACCGAAGCGAATGTATTAGATTCATTTGCACCGGTTGCAATGCAAATGTTAGCTGGTAAAGTTGCGGCAGTATCGGGTGATGCTAGACGTGCTTTAGATATAGGACGACGTGCTGTTGAATTAGCTGATCAAcaacataaaaaagttttacaaccATTAGACTCAAATTGTGATataattcatacaaaaattgaattaaaagatGTGATGACTGTATTGAATAATGTTTATACCACATCACAATCGTTAAATCAAACGATTGAAGAAGGTTTTCCATTACAACAAAAGATTTtattatgttgtttaattttaattataaaaaaaggtaaaaataaaattattactgttGGTAAATTATTTGATGTTTATCGAAAAGTTTGtggtaaaaagaatattttagctGTTGATCAATCAGAATTTACTAGTTTATTAACGTTAATTGAATCACGTGGTATCCTTCGACTTAGTggtaaaaaagataatattcgATTACAAAAAATCTGTTTAGAATGGAATGAAGAAGATATATTTGCCATtatgaaagataaaaatttaatgtcagAAATATTAAATGACGTATCTTGTTTAGTGTAA